The window ACTCCCTAGGACCAAACCCCTCAAGTTGAACACTTCTTCGGCAGCATTTTAAGGTCTTATCCTTTTACCCAGTGTCTCCCTGACACCCAGTCTCTGGAGCAGACAAATCATCTCTCTTGTCCTTTCCAAAGGGAACTTggaaaatggggggaggggagtgatgGAGTGCTCCTAAAAGTCCTGCATGGGTCAAATCTGTTCCTTGCAATCAAAGACTAGTCCTGTCCAACTACCAAGGTCTGCTTTGGGAATTCCTGCTGGCGGAACCCAATGCTGAGCTTCTCGCTTCTCCCCCCGTCTCCTGGAAACCCACACTGCCTCAGGGTACAGAACCACTGAGTGGCCCTGGATGAGAACCTGGCTTGGAACAAGGTAACCTTGCTCCCCCAAAAGGCTATAAGAGCCCTGAAGACAGGCACCTGTCTCCTATTTATATCTCTTAGGGAACCCAGGACAGTCTGGGGGCTTTTGAGAAAGCTTTCAGAGAACTTAACTCCTATTAAGTGTAGGATATAATGATAATATCCCAATGGTTATTACCAGAGCTAGCCCACAATAAAAACTTGTTCATTAGTTAATAAGCACTCTAGCAGCTGCATCTACCAGTTGGAAGGGTAGAGACAATAAAGCCTGAAGATAGCTCGGATGTCCAGTGAGGATCACCCCAACCCCCGAGGGTGGCAGAGAACACTTTGGAGATGGAGATGTGGCACCTGCTGACCACGGTGTAGACAGCATATTTCACTGGGAGCTCCAGCTGGAAGGTGGCCTTGCTGGTCTTGGGGGTGTTATTCTCACtggaaaaagagaaggaggagcCCAGTTGAGAGGggccccagagaaggaggtgggggtggcaggcAGAGGTGGGAGGCCCAGCTCACCTGCTCACATTGGCCACCAGAAGCAGCCGAAGTCCCAGCATGGCCTTGGGGGAGACGTCAAAGGTGACCGTGAAGGCCATCTAAGGAGGAGGTAGGAAGAGCAGAGGGTCCACAAAGGGGCAAGGCAAGGTGGGCCAAGGGGATTAGGGGGTGGAGGAAAGCCAGGCTGACCTGCATGCCCTGGCGGAAGATGAGGTGGTTGGTGCTGCAGCGGGTGCTGCGGAGATCCTGGTGGCCGGCTGGGCTACTGTCACAGGTCAGTCGCGGGGAGCGCAGGTGCAGCTGGTTCTAGGCGGGAGCAGGAGGGAAAGAGCAGCTGAGCAGCTGTTCGTGTTCCAAAGAGACCCCATGGAGTGACACAGCTTCCTGGAATCTATCTGAGAGTTATGTTTCAAAAAAGATCCTTAGACAGTCACTGGCCAATTTTCCTCCCAAAGTAGAAATCCAAGTTGTGGCTTTATTAGAGAGTTCCCCCTTTTTATTTATAGCTATCtttaaaaaagctttttattATGGACATTCCCAAACATACtcaaaaggagagagaacagaTAAATGAAGCCCCATGTACCTATCATCTGGCTTAAATTACCAGCATTCTTCTTGATGTATTCAACGGTTCTTCACACACCCCCACACttggtgaatattttaaaacagaattcaGACATCACATCGTTTCATCCAGAAATACTTCAACATACATCACTAACAGATAAGGATTTTtcaacataacataacataacattcTATAACAAGATCACGACCACACCCAACAAAATTAATAACAAATCCCTAATATCAGTACCCAAAATGTCATATCAGAGCTTATTTGTGAAAATCAAGATCCAAACAAGGCccacacattgcatttggttgataCATTGAAGAATGCTTTCAATGACAGGGCACTTATGCCTCACAGAACTGGAGGCAGTTTTTTAGTACATTAAGTCAAAATATGCTCTCGCTGGGATTGCTAGACAAGAAGAGACTTAAGAGACAttaaccaaatgcaatgtgtgaaTCTAATTTAGATCCCAGATCAAATATGCCAGTTGTAAAAAGACATTTCTGAGACAATTAGGGAAATTTGATTATGATCTAATATCAATGTCTAATTTCCTTGGGTGTGATAATGGCATAGGGGTCATGTGAGAAGACAGTTCCACTGCTGAGAGCTATAGAGTGAAATAAGGAGGGGGTTCAATGACATGATGTCTAagatttgtttcaaaatacttcagcaaagggaaaaaaaggacaggtgcagcaaatgtggcaaaatgtaatAATTGTTGAATCTGGGTGGTTAAGGTTTTGGGGGGGTTGCTGAGctcctctctctattttttgtacatgttcaaaatttttcctaatgaaattcttgttaaaaatctgtttctcttgagcttccatgattgataATGAAGTCTCTTTTGGTTTCTCCTGATTAGTATCATTTTACTATAGTAAAACTATAATCGTAAGTAGAAAAAATCTGTTTCTCTTTGACTCCCTGCCGTCCtagtttttgtaaataaactttcagggggtgggggggacacagCCACGCTCGTGCATTGTCGATGGCTGCTTCCAAACCACAACAGCAGGGGGCGCAGCGCGaccacaaagctgaaaatatttactgtctggatCTTTGTagaaaaaaagtttgctgactcctgatcTGACCAGTAAATTCAATGCTTTCTTCTACAGAACACTGTTTAAACACTGTGCCATTATCACATCCAAGGAAATTAGACATTGATATTAGATCATAATCCGATTTCCCTAATTGTCTCAGAAATGTCTTTTTACGACTGGCTTATTTGATCCGGGATCTCAACTAGAttcacacattgcatttggttatGTCTCTTAAGTCTCTTTTTGTCTAGCAATCCCAGAGAGAGCATATTTTGACTTAATGTACTAAAAAGCATTTGAGGGCCAAGTATGTTTTTCTTTAAGAGAAGAATATGGACATGatgtaaatacaaagaaattgaaggcaagcccccatctctctctccatgttaaCTCACCCCGGATGGTCAGTGTCCCGGGAAGACGACACCCAGAGCTGGACACAGAGTGAACCAAGGCCAGCCCCGGACGGTACAGCCACGACCATCCAAGCAAGATGGGCCAGGACCAGCCCGAGCTTTGGCGCCTGCCATAGCAGCCTGCGCCGATCCCAGCCCTCGGCCACCTGCTTCCCGGAGCTGGACTACCTGGACCCCTGCCACGTGTCGATAGGATAGCCCCGCGGGGTAAGAGAAGGTGACCGTGGTTCCGTAGGAGTCCTCGCCCGCGTTCTGCACTGTCACCTCCGCGTTCAGCTCCAGGTTACTCCCGACCACCAGGGTCTTTAGGCTGGgtgttgggtgggggtgggggaggagatgAGTCTGTGACTAAGGCAGGGCTAGAAGTggtctgggtgggggtggagtgagaGATGGGGGGTGGACAGGCCTCCCGGGCTCTTAGCACAGGGCAGGAAGGTTAGGGGGAGCTGAGGGCGGGATCCCCAGGTTTTGCAAGGGATGCTGGGGTGGTGGGCAGGTGTAAGCCAGTGGAGGCTCACCTTGacctgacagagatgctcaggtCATCCTCGCAGATGTGGTCGGCCCCACAGTTCTTCTCAAACGGGAGCTGGGAGGGAAAGCAAAGCAGGGTTTCCCGGAGACCTGGGCCCTCTACCCACCCACTCTGGGACCCCCTGAGCCCGGGACTCACTGAGGCCGTGAAGTATCTCTGGTTGTCCAGGGCCAGCAAGGGCCGGAGTCTTCTGAAGGACGGGTTGGGCTTGCCCTCCAGGGAGAAGTTGAGACGCAAGGTGATGGGTGTCACCGCATCCTCCACACAGGCCTAGAGAAGGGACATTGACAAGAGTTAAGGAAGACACCCTCATGAAGGTATCAGCCGTGCCCCAgcctcctcacctgtaaaatgggctaaTAATGGTACCCCCTGTGCCCATAAACGCCCGCTATTTTTATCATCCTGCCATGCCTTCTCCCCCTCAGAATCTCTGCTTTTGCtgtcctctgcctggaacactctcccCTCAGACAATGTCTATTCAAACTTCACCCCTTCCAAGGGGCCTCCCTACACTTTGTTCTCGACCCTGGCTTTATCTTTCTTTCCAGCATTTATCACTACCTGACATCTGTCATCTAGGCACTTGTTTGGTTTTGGTCTTCCCACCACAGGCTGGGAACTCCCTCAGCACAATGCCTGCTTTGCCTACTTCTACGTCCTCAGTGCCTAGAAGAGGGCCTGCCCCCCAGGAgtggctcaataaatgtttgtcaaatgaCTGACAAAAAGAATCCCAGCCCACAGTTCCATAATTCCCCAAAGCAGCCATACTCTCATCCCTGCAACCCTGCTGTGTATTCtgtcattcattccttcactcacTCATTTGGCTATTAAGCACCTCTGACATGCCAGATCCTGTGCAGGGGCTGGGGCCATTTTTCCCTGCCCACCCTGCTGCAAGCCTCAGAATCGCCTTCATCCGCATCACTGTTGTCCCAGGCCCCCAACGCCCCCTCACCAGGAGGAGCAGCTTCACAGTCTCACAGTGCCAGTCCAGCCCAAAGACTCGGACTCGAGTCAGATTCCTGGTCTTTGTCTCCTCGAAGATGGCACGAGGATTCAGGCGGCCAGGGTCAAGGGTCAGGTCATAGGTCACGAAGCTTTCAAGGTTCCCTGGAGGGGAAAGAAAGTATGGTGGCTTGGAGCCATGtacccccagaaaaccatgttcttaatcttaatccttacTGTGGAGGTGAACCCAttggaaataggaccttttgatgagtttgcttcagttgaggtgtggcccaactgaatcaggatgggtcttaatcctattactggagcccttcataagtagaatgaaattcagacacacagaaagaaagccacagcgattagcagaagctggaaatcaatggaacccagaagagaagccaagaaaggctgccatgtgcatggccatgtgacagtaatgccaaggaccaaggatcactggcagccagccccagaatgccacagtcttctgggagaaagcatcaccttgatgacacctcaattttggacttctagcctcaaaaccgtgagccaataaattccagttgtttaaagtaacccattgcatggtatttgttttatcagCCAAGAAAGTAATACAGCAGAGGATGGGGAGACCTGAGAGGGCCAGAAGCTCCTCAGGTGGGCAAGGGGCaaggcaggagagaaaggagtGGTGGGCTGGGGGGCTTCGGGGGTCAGGGAGTCCCTGGGTTGGAGGGTGGGGGCACTCACCAAGCCGGGTCTTGGCACTTTCATAAATATGAAGGCAGACCATGGCAACACCCAGTTCCTGGACAGGGGCTACCTGGTCACGACACTCAAACACGGACGTGGCAATCTCTGCAGGTGTGAAGTGCATGCTCCCCCACACCTGGAGCACAGGTCTGGTTCTGTGGGCAGAACACTGAGCTGAGGACAGGTCCTTGCATCCTGGGAGGGAATCCTGGGGCTGGACGGCTGCAGGGAGGGGGGTTGCTGGGTGTCTGAGGCTGGACCCGGGGTGGGTGTCTGAAGAAGGCTGTTCTCACCTGAGGAGCACGGCATGCCCCTGGGCCCCCACGGCCAGATCCATGAGTCCATCCTTGGTGAGGTCCTGACCCCCACTCAGTGACTGCCCAAAATGCTGGAGCCCAGGGGACAGCTGGGAGCCCGAGATCCTCTGgccagagagggaaaggaaaggcaaGTTGGGGCAATGGAAACAAGTTGAAAAGAAGTAaataagagggagagggaggtagGAATGTGGGAAACAGAAAGAAGGGGTGAGTGGTAAAAAGTTATCACCAAGAAGTGCCCACagagggggtgggaagggggggaaGTGACGATTGGTTAAAGGAAAGATTCCTAGGAAATGAATGAAGGGTTGGACTGGTGCCCTGAAGTTCCGTCATTCATTCAATTAGTCTCAGGTTCAAAATCTGGCTCCTCCACTTCTGAGCTGTGAGACGTTGGGCCATGATTCAATCTGTCCATGCCTCAGAGATTATGGGTAATGATGCCCCAGAGTTTAGCTGTaagcattaaatgagttaattggtaaagttcttagaacagtgcctggcacgtggccaacagtgaataaattatGATGATGAGTATTAGGGCTGGAAAGGGCCTCAGAGAACCGTTTACAAATGAGACAACTAAGACCCAGAGAGGAAcctgctcaagatcacacagctaggagGTGGCAGAATTGCAGGGCCcttccttgatttttctttttctttacaagTGGATGGCGCtacaattcacataccattaaattcacccttttaaaatatacaacCAGTGcgttcacagagttgtgcaaccatcataatcaattttagaacattttaatcatCCCCAAAGAAACTCTCTACCCTAAAGTAGTCACCACAACCCCTTGACTCTAACTTCCTCCCACCCCAGTCCCTAGCAACCACTTTCcgtctgtggatttgcctatcctggacatttcatataaattgactCATACAAAATGTGACCTTTAATGTCTGGCCTCCTTTACTTGgtgtgttttcaaggttcatccatgttgtcacatgtttgagaacttcattcctttttataactgaataatattccattgtatggatagaacacattttacttatccattcgtcagttgatggacatttggatggtTCCCACTTTTTAGCTGTTATGAATAATCTGGCTATGAACATGTGcatgcaagtttttgtgtggatgtatgttttcatttctcttgagtatatacctgggGCTGGAATTACTCTTCATAtaataactctatgtttaaccttttgaggatcTGCCAGactttttccacagcagctgcaccattttacatccccaccagcagtgtatgtgggttccagtttctccacatcctcaccaacgtTTGTTATTATCTTTTTGTTGATAGCCATCCTGATGGGTATGAAGaggtatctcatcgtggttttgattggcatttccctaatgaccaatgatgctgagcatctttttggTTGCTCATTCACCATTTGTATGtctactttggagaaatgtctatcttTAAACTGGGGCTTCCTTGACTTTTGTCAAAGGAAGCAGCCCTCCCTTCTTAGGGAAACTGCCCCATTGGGTGGGGGGGCTCTTCCTAGACGAACACATGGTTAGATTGCTGATGGCAGGAAGGAATCAGATCATACAACATCCAGGGAAATGTAGGGGAGAGCGGTCAGGTAGACTGAGGCAGCAAGATCTAAACTGATGGGCAATGGAGCCGCTGAGAACCCGAGCACTGGTTTAGAAGTCATGAAACTGAAGCTTCCTCATCACTGTTTCCAGTCCACATTTAACCTTGGACAAGCCAAGTCACTTATTTTCTCTGTGACTCagatttcttctgtaaaatgggcttcCTGAGGCCTGGCCTAGATGCCTGGTAAAACTGCTGGGGGTATTAAAAGGCCTGGGTGGGGAACAAAGCAGGGTACCTACCAGacaatgtttccatttctcaaaTTCCATGGATTTGTCTTCCTGCCTACCATGTGCCCAGTGCTGGGCAAGGGCCATGAGTTGAAGTAcaggcggggtggggtgggggttaaTTTCCAAGTGGCAGTATGGGAGAGCAGGAGCAAAGAGGAGGTTGCCATAGCAACGGGGGGGTGAATGGCCTCACCTGGCTGTGGAAAGAGCTGATGCCCAATCTTGAGGTTCCGTGAAACAGGTAGACAGCGCCCTGGTTCTCCTGCTCCCCCGGGGCCCCGATGGCCACGTCCATCAGCCTGTCCCCATTCACGTCCCCCAGCACTGTCAGGGCCGCCCCAAAGCGGCCCCAGGGGTGGCCCTGCTCCCCGCGGAGAAAGGCCTCACACTGCCACCGAGCACGCTGCAGAACAAAACCGGTGCCAGGTGCCAAGGTGGgccacccctccaccccacacccacacccagaCCACCatccccagcccaggccctgtCAGCCACTCACCCCTCTGGGGAAGGGGCAGACAGACACTTGGCCCCCCTGAGTCTGTTCGTAGTAATGGGGTGCCCCGATGAGGACCAGGTCCGTGTTGCCATCTCTATCCACATCCACGGAGCAGAGGGAGGCCCCGAAGTAGGAGCCGATCTGGAGGGCAGAGCCTGGGCTCATCCTGCCTGCCCTCCCACAGACACCTCCTCTGCACCAGGTCCCGCCTCTCCCCAGGCGCCGGGACCTTCCCACACTGGCCCGCAAGCCCATTCATcttttccctctcagccctgccttcctGCCCGCCCTCgtgttccccccaccccagcttcctccccACCCTACCTGGGTCCCTGTGACTTCAGCCTTCGGCACCCATTGCCCAGAAGCCTGGGTGAAGATGACCGCCTTCCCGGTGTGCTGGTGGCGGGGAGCCCCCAGGACCAGGCTCTGTGCCCCCTTCCAAAGGGCCAGCTCGGTGGAGtaacctggggtggggggtcGGCCTCAGCACAAAGGCTCCGATCCCCTCCCCCGGGCTCCTGCCCTCCCCGGGCAGCTCCCACAAGCCAGCCTGTCCCACAAGCCAGCCTTTTCTCACCCAGGTAAGAGTCCTGCATGTCCATGTTCTCCTGGGACATGTTGATGAAGGTGGGGCTCATATTTGGGGGGTACAGGAAGGCACCTCCAGACCAGCTGAAGCTCCCCACAGCCCCCAGAACTGGTCCATCCTGTGGGGAGAGGATTCCAGGGCTGAGCAGGCTGGAGCAAGCAGACAGCATATTCCACCCTGAAATGCCAGCTGCCAGCTCCACACACACATGGGacgcccacccccacctcccctgcccccttctttcccccaccccccGTCGCCAGCCTGACACAGGACCCCTCACTCACGGGCATGAACACAGCACTGAAGCCCTCCTGGGACATCTCCAGTTCGAAGGAGCTACTGCTCACGGACTGTGTGCCTGAGGAGAAGGCAGGACACCTGGGTTCCAGGGGAGAAGGCTGCATTTGGGGGTTCCAAAAAGAACCCCCTGCTTTGGGAAGGTCTAAAGTTGGAGACTGAGACCTACAGGGAGAGGTTGAAGCTGCAACATTGGGTCTGGGTTCAAAAAGGAAAAGTCTTTTCAGCTGAGGATTTCTGAATTGAGTAGTTCTATCTCTGACTTACCTTCAATAGCAAAGATCTTCTCCTTCAGTTGGTTTTGAATGTCCCTCAAAGCATCGAAGTCATCCACTTGAAATATATGCTTGTGAGAGGGTGTCGATGCAATGTCGTTTAATTCCTTCCTGGAATGCTCATTTTGAAAAGCTGATCCCACCTGTGCCCGGCAAAAACCAACTCagtgaaaataatgataaattcaATATGCCTACAGCTTGCTGGGCACCACATCCTCCAGTAATATCCTCAATATTATCACACCCAATGTACAGGtgggaaaactgagacccagagagcaTGAAGGACTTCAGGGTAAAGGACTGTGGGTTCCCCGGGCTGGGAAAGGGTTTTCATCCTGAAGGCAGCAGGAACCCAGAGAACTGGGGATTCTTTCCTGGAAAGGGAAGTTGCTTTGAGAAGACACAACTGGGAGGAAGTGGTGGGAAGGGCCACGTCCTACCCCTATTGCATAGCGGATGATGCCCTCCGCCTCGGCCATGGGGATGACATCCCAGTAGCCCAGCGGGTCGCCTTGTTTCTGCCCATCGGTGATGACGATGAGGATCTTGGTGGCACCCCTGCGGGACCCACTTTGGGCAGTGAACAGCTTGTTTCTGTCAGGGAAGAAGAGGGACCAGAGGCCTGTGATCAGAGCCGCTGGGGGCCCCTGCTGCCGTCCCCGCTGGGTTTCGGTCCCCGCCTGTCGCTTCCTCATGGAGATGGGTGAGGCCCACAGGGATGCTTTAGGAAAGGTCCTGGGAGAAGTCGGGACTCACGTGGCCTCTCTGATGGCTGTGGCCGTGTGAGTCCACCCCTGCAGCTGGGAAACACGATCCAACAGGCCCAGCGGGTCGGAGCTGCGTTTGAAGTCATTGAACGTGAAATGTGTCCGGAATTTGTTGGAGAACTGCATCAGGGAGAACTGAGAGAACAGTGTGGGCAGGGGCTGAGACATgggtcccaaaacccagaggcccCGCCCCTGTCCTACCACACCCCAGCTCCATGCCGCTCCCCACACACCCTGAGGGCACACCTGGGTGCTGGGCTTCTGGAACTGGCTCATCTCAGCCTTCACGAAGCTTATCATTTTGGCAAAATTTACGCTGCTGATGCTGCCCGAGCCGTCAATCAGGAACACAATGTCCTGCTCCTGCCTTGGGCACTCTGGGGATGGAGGTGACACCATTTCTCTAAGGGACACTCCTCAGGGCCCAGGACCACAGAACTCATCTCCCCACCCCAGTCTGGTGACAGGAgcccagccccagagcccagtCCTCTCCATCCCTAACCCCGTGCCTAGAATAGGGTCCTCAGCCTCCCACAGCTGTGAATTAGCTGCTGGTGCCCACACACCTGGTTGGTACAGAGTGAGAGTCCCCTTAGTCCAACTGTAAATTGCTGAGAGCCTCCTCCTTCCACCTGAGGGTCCTTGCCCTACCCCACGCCAGCCTCCAATATCCCCACAGGCCAGCACCGAAGAACCCTGGTCTAGCTCATGGCCAGCATCCATCCTCATGGGTCAGTGCTGAACGGTACTCTTCTTCAGTATTTTTTATGTCGCCCCTGGTGACAGCCACACACTGCCTGGTCCTGTTCTCAGCTTGAATACCAACCCCACTCGCCTCCTGGGTGAAAGCAGAATCTTCTCAGAAGAGAAGTTCTCTGGGCTCCTGGAGGGGAGCTGCCGATTCTAGCTCCCGGCTCTCCCTTTCTACCCTAGCGAGTACGTGTCTTGGGGGTGGGAGGCTGCTGTGGGCTGGGTGGGACAAAGCTCTCTGCTCCCCCTCGCTTTCCCTTCCCCATCAGCACAGGGAAGCCAGGCCCTGGGCCCTAACAGGCACCAATCCGCAAATACACCCCCACATTTCTCAGGCTGTCCACACCCTTGCCACGCTTTTCCAGCCCACTGCACAAGTCAGTCGGCTACACCCAGGGTGCATCAGGTCAAACCA of the Choloepus didactylus isolate mChoDid1 chromosome 21, mChoDid1.pri, whole genome shotgun sequence genome contains:
- the ITGAX gene encoding integrin alpha-X isoform X2, whose protein sequence is MTTSLPDFGLLTTSLLTCFLSILVQLSPSSLGAQNPMSDAPAMTTRTAFLLLMALASSRCFNLDTDEPTTFRVGSAGFGHSVAQYASSWVVVGAPQDIKAPNQSGGLYQCDYSTGTCEPVPLQVPQEAVNMSLGLSLAATTNPSRLLACGPTVHQACRESMHLKGLCFLLTSPSQQAQRLPAALQECPRQEQDIVFLIDGSGSISSVNFAKMISFVKAEMSQFQKPSTQTHFTFNDFKRSSDPLGLLDRVSQLQGWTHTATAIREATNKLFTAQSGSRRGATKILIVITDGQKQGDPLGYWDVIPMAEAEGIIRYAIGVGSAFQNEHSRKELNDIASTPSHKHIFQVDDFDALRDIQNQLKEKIFAIEGTQSVSSSSFELEMSQEGFSAVFMPDGPVLGAVGSFSWSGGAFLYPPNMSPTFINMSQENMDMQDSYLGYSTELALWKGAQSLVLGAPRHQHTGKAVIFTQASGQWVPKAEVTGTQIGSYFGASLCSVDVDRDGNTDLVLIGAPHYYEQTQGGQVSVCPFPRGRARWQCEAFLRGEQGHPWGRFGAALTVLGDVNGDRLMDVAIGAPGEQENQGAVYLFHGTSRLGISSFHSQRISGSQLSPGLQHFGQSLSGGQDLTKDGLMDLAVGAQGHAVLLRTRPVLQVWGSMHFTPAEIATSVFECRDQVAPVQELGVAMVCLHIYESAKTRLGNLESFVTYDLTLDPGRLNPRAIFEETKTRNLTRVRVFGLDWHCETVKLLLLACVEDAVTPITLRLNFSLEGKPNPSFRRLRPLLALDNQRYFTASLPFEKNCGADHICEDDLSISVRSSLKTLVVGSNLELNAEVTVQNAGEDSYGTTVTFSYPAGLSYRHVAGVQNQLHLRSPRLTCDSSPAGHQDLRSTRCSTNHLIFRQGMQMAFTVTFDVSPKAMLGLRLLLVANVSSENNTPKTSKATFQLELPVKYAVYTVVSSHEQSTKYLNFSASEEKESSVAEQRYQVNNLGQRDLPVSIHFWVPVELNRVVVWKDLEVFHPQNPSIQCSSEKTVPTESDFLTHLRKNPVLDCSVAICLRFRCDIPSFGIQEELDFVLKGNLSFGWVGQTVQKKVLVTSVAEITFNRSVYSQLPGQEAFMRTQMEMVLEKYEVYNTIPLIVGSSIGGLLLLALISAALYKVGFFKRQYKEMMEGANGETIPENGASGTPVAQ
- the ITGAX gene encoding integrin alpha-X isoform X1, with amino-acid sequence MTTSLPDFGLLTTSLLTCFLSILVQLSPSSLGAQNPMSDAPAMTTRTAFLLLMALASSRCFNLDTDEPTTFRVGSAGFGHSVAQYASSWVVVGAPQDIKAPNQSGGLYQCDYSTGTCEPVPLQVPQEAVNMSLGLSLAATTNPSRLLACGPTVHQACRESMHLKGLCFLLTSPSQQAQRLPAALQECPRQEQDIVFLIDGSGSISSVNFAKMISFVKAEMSQFQKPSTQFSLMQFSNKFRTHFTFNDFKRSSDPLGLLDRVSQLQGWTHTATAIREATNKLFTAQSGSRRGATKILIVITDGQKQGDPLGYWDVIPMAEAEGIIRYAIGVGSAFQNEHSRKELNDIASTPSHKHIFQVDDFDALRDIQNQLKEKIFAIEGTQSVSSSSFELEMSQEGFSAVFMPDGPVLGAVGSFSWSGGAFLYPPNMSPTFINMSQENMDMQDSYLGYSTELALWKGAQSLVLGAPRHQHTGKAVIFTQASGQWVPKAEVTGTQIGSYFGASLCSVDVDRDGNTDLVLIGAPHYYEQTQGGQVSVCPFPRGRARWQCEAFLRGEQGHPWGRFGAALTVLGDVNGDRLMDVAIGAPGEQENQGAVYLFHGTSRLGISSFHSQRISGSQLSPGLQHFGQSLSGGQDLTKDGLMDLAVGAQGHAVLLRTRPVLQVWGSMHFTPAEIATSVFECRDQVAPVQELGVAMVCLHIYESAKTRLGNLESFVTYDLTLDPGRLNPRAIFEETKTRNLTRVRVFGLDWHCETVKLLLLACVEDAVTPITLRLNFSLEGKPNPSFRRLRPLLALDNQRYFTASLPFEKNCGADHICEDDLSISVRSSLKTLVVGSNLELNAEVTVQNAGEDSYGTTVTFSYPAGLSYRHVAGVQNQLHLRSPRLTCDSSPAGHQDLRSTRCSTNHLIFRQGMQMAFTVTFDVSPKAMLGLRLLLVANVSSENNTPKTSKATFQLELPVKYAVYTVVSSHEQSTKYLNFSASEEKESSVAEQRYQVNNLGQRDLPVSIHFWVPVELNRVVVWKDLEVFHPQNPSIQCSSEKTVPTESDFLTHLRKNPVLDCSVAICLRFRCDIPSFGIQEELDFVLKGNLSFGWVGQTVQKKVLVTSVAEITFNRSVYSQLPGQEAFMRTQMEMVLEKYEVYNTIPLIVGSSIGGLLLLALISAALYKVGFFKRQYKEMMEGANGETIPENGASGTPVAQ
- the ITGAX gene encoding integrin alpha-X isoform X3, with protein sequence MRMDAGHELDQGSSVLACGDIGGWRGVGQGPSGGRRRLSAIYSWTKGTLTLYQPECPRQEQDIVFLIDGSGSISSVNFAKMISFVKAEMSQFQKPSTQFSLMQFSNKFRTHFTFNDFKRSSDPLGLLDRVSQLQGWTHTATAIREATNKLFTAQSGSRRGATKILIVITDGQKQGDPLGYWDVIPMAEAEGIIRYAIGVGSAFQNEHSRKELNDIASTPSHKHIFQVDDFDALRDIQNQLKEKIFAIEGTQSVSSSSFELEMSQEGFSAVFMPDGPVLGAVGSFSWSGGAFLYPPNMSPTFINMSQENMDMQDSYLGYSTELALWKGAQSLVLGAPRHQHTGKAVIFTQASGQWVPKAEVTGTQIGSYFGASLCSVDVDRDGNTDLVLIGAPHYYEQTQGGQVSVCPFPRGRARWQCEAFLRGEQGHPWGRFGAALTVLGDVNGDRLMDVAIGAPGEQENQGAVYLFHGTSRLGISSFHSQRISGSQLSPGLQHFGQSLSGGQDLTKDGLMDLAVGAQGHAVLLRTRPVLQVWGSMHFTPAEIATSVFECRDQVAPVQELGVAMVCLHIYESAKTRLGNLESFVTYDLTLDPGRLNPRAIFEETKTRNLTRVRVFGLDWHCETVKLLLLACVEDAVTPITLRLNFSLEGKPNPSFRRLRPLLALDNQRYFTASLPFEKNCGADHICEDDLSISVRSSLKTLVVGSNLELNAEVTVQNAGEDSYGTTVTFSYPAGLSYRHVAGVQNQLHLRSPRLTCDSSPAGHQDLRSTRCSTNHLIFRQGMQMAFTVTFDVSPKAMLGLRLLLVANVSSENNTPKTSKATFQLELPVKYAVYTVVSSHEQSTKYLNFSASEEKESSVAEQRYQVNNLGQRDLPVSIHFWVPVELNRVVVWKDLEVFHPQNPSIQCSSEKTVPTESDFLTHLRKNPVLDCSVAICLRFRCDIPSFGIQEELDFVLKGNLSFGWVGQTVQKKVLVTSVAEITFNRSVYSQLPGQEAFMRTQMEMVLEKYEVYNTIPLIVGSSIGGLLLLALISAALYKVGFFKRQYKEMMEGANGETIPENGASGTPVAQ